The window CATCATGCCTCCCATCATCCCGCCCATGCCGCCGCGCCCGCCCGCCGTCCCCTCCGTGCTCCTGGCCACAGCGGTTCCCGTCCCCGTCGCCCAGTCGTCGAGGACCAGGGTGTACTCGCGGTCGAAGGGGAAGGGGTTGCCACCCGACGGCTCGATGATCAGGGGCGCATAGAGGCCCAGATCGAGCTGCCGGTGTTCCTGGAAGTGGGTGTGATACCAGCGGGTGCCGGGTGGCGTAGCCTCAAACTCGTAAACGAACGTCTCTCCGGGTTGAACCGCCTTCTGCGTGATCCCCGGCACCCCATCCATCGGGTTTGGGACATCCACCCCGTGCCAGTGGATGGTCGTCGGCTCCGGCAGCGAGTTCTTTAGGACGATCCGCACGCGCTCGCCTTCCTTGAGACGCAGCTCCGGCCCTGGAATCTGGCCGTTGTAGGCCATGGCCTTGATGCGCTTGCCCTGGGTCAGCTCCCACGTGATCTCGCGCGCCTCCAGGGAGATCTCGCGCAGTCCGCCCGCGCCTTTGCGCTGTGCCGCGCCGCCCTGGCGCGGAAGCAAGGCCTCGCCCCCGACCGCGAGGGCCAGAGCCCCGAGCCCGACGCGGCCTGACGTCCCCAGGAACTCGCGGCGCGAAAACGATTGTTTGCTCACTTGCGCTGTTCCCATGTCGTCCCTCCATCAGTG of the Candidatus Rokuibacteriota bacterium genome contains:
- a CDS encoding multicopper oxidase domain-containing protein — its product is MGTAQVSKQSFSRREFLGTSGRVGLGALALAVGGEALLPRQGGAAQRKGAGGLREISLEAREITWELTQGKRIKAMAYNGQIPGPELRLKEGERVRIVLKNSLPEPTTIHWHGVDVPNPMDGVPGITQKAVQPGETFVYEFEATPPGTRWYHTHFQEHRQLDLGLYAPLIIEPSGGNPFPFDREYTLVLDDWATGTGTAVARSTEGTAGGRGGMGGMMGGMM